In Streptomyces sp. NBC_00414, a single window of DNA contains:
- a CDS encoding NACHT domain-containing protein — protein MRHVRYVVWGGAFTATAAVLAIAAANGELGDTTILTTVLGFGIAATGLALNLVHASPSTRAHPSPAEVLGTRVEQLAAAVEQQWQAEWRLRRLQDPEPIAVHWSSAEPWLADPGEPDADGGELDDRLENITAVLDRVASRRLVVLGEPGSGKTVLAVRFALDVLASRVSGAPVPVVVSMSDWRPQSESLDTWLARYIAGHYPGASWARELLDAGRVIPVLDGLDEMAPPLRAAAVRRLNSDLDDGRPLLMTCRTGVYAEVVRSSDVFTSAAVVELQPLGFETAAVHLLRTARPARGPGGSRTTGWHPVIERLRADPDARPCAALGAVLRTPLMVTLARTAYDDTEADPAELLDDERWENQAQLEAHLLDAFVPAAFRDDSRGVDRALDALGFLARHLERQRSRELAWWELRRELPLPLRTMGPVLVVGALATVIILLTTEAPPGWTVLIAAGLLVPLCVGQALSLRGDSDRTRGHGPDGSTTARRGRVPRELIWVLVGAAPLGLVVGMTRNLGLSPYPALLQRWEWAGAGALAMAGGLALATALGVLDLLGNPVPTTIPLSAGRGARSWRRRGLAVLVVAAATAFGALVPTALYAPIHIRVICAASLGLAVALALRQNPGAVGRVLIPRQTAAGRRAVPRGSVLAAVGRGLVKGLTAGFLLGLAFGVTNGTTLAARASVAQDDAPARGSWHTSADGGRVFVADGWRHRKLADGTRVVSSSGPVRWAVERWTDGAVHAETTALFAQGCDGACETLYDTVELRQHPGQEELLAKLPDGTFAQSWDLEDTLPPASRRWLELSTPERLLVRNVNEGVTLGFSLGLISGLTVALHRWLVSPTDIARAGTPLDGLHADRATAVSRGVLLLVVGSLSSALAERLWPETTFAPSSFAIWLVTAPLAIALSAWGWLLVTRLWLCGTGRLPWRLMRFLEDAHRRGVLRRAGALYEFRHARLQERLAAGPDA, from the coding sequence ATGCGGCACGTGCGATACGTGGTCTGGGGCGGCGCGTTCACGGCGACAGCGGCGGTGCTCGCCATCGCCGCCGCGAACGGGGAACTGGGCGACACCACGATCCTCACCACCGTCCTCGGCTTCGGGATCGCGGCGACAGGGCTCGCGCTGAATCTGGTGCACGCCTCCCCCTCCACCAGGGCACACCCTTCGCCCGCCGAGGTCCTGGGCACGCGCGTCGAGCAACTGGCGGCGGCCGTAGAGCAGCAGTGGCAGGCCGAGTGGCGGCTCCGGCGCCTGCAGGACCCGGAACCCATCGCGGTGCACTGGTCCTCGGCGGAACCCTGGCTGGCCGATCCGGGGGAGCCCGACGCGGACGGGGGTGAACTGGACGACCGGCTGGAGAACATCACGGCCGTGCTGGACCGGGTGGCCTCGCGGCGGCTGGTCGTCCTCGGCGAACCGGGCAGCGGCAAGACCGTACTCGCCGTCCGGTTCGCGCTGGACGTACTCGCGTCACGGGTCTCGGGGGCGCCCGTGCCCGTGGTGGTCTCGATGTCCGACTGGCGGCCGCAGAGCGAGAGCCTCGACACCTGGCTGGCGAGGTACATCGCCGGCCACTATCCCGGCGCGTCCTGGGCCCGTGAACTCCTGGACGCCGGCCGGGTGATCCCCGTCCTCGACGGGCTCGACGAGATGGCCCCTCCCCTGCGCGCCGCGGCCGTGCGCCGGCTGAACTCGGACCTCGACGACGGCCGCCCGCTGCTCATGACCTGCCGCACCGGCGTGTACGCCGAAGTCGTGCGCTCCAGCGACGTGTTCACGTCGGCGGCGGTCGTGGAACTGCAGCCACTCGGCTTCGAGACGGCGGCCGTCCATCTGCTGCGTACCGCCCGCCCCGCCCGCGGGCCCGGCGGCAGCCGCACCACCGGCTGGCACCCGGTGATCGAGCGCCTGCGGGCCGACCCCGACGCCCGCCCCTGCGCCGCGTTAGGAGCCGTACTGCGCACGCCGCTCATGGTCACCCTCGCCAGGACCGCGTACGACGACACCGAGGCCGACCCGGCCGAGCTTCTCGACGACGAAAGGTGGGAGAACCAGGCGCAGTTGGAGGCGCACCTGCTGGACGCCTTCGTGCCGGCGGCCTTCCGGGACGACAGCCGCGGAGTGGACAGGGCGCTCGACGCCCTCGGCTTCCTGGCCCGCCACCTGGAGCGGCAGCGGTCGCGCGAGCTGGCCTGGTGGGAACTGCGCCGCGAACTTCCTTTGCCGCTGCGGACGATGGGGCCCGTGCTGGTCGTCGGAGCCCTCGCCACGGTGATCATCCTGCTGACAACGGAAGCACCGCCTGGCTGGACGGTCCTCATCGCCGCCGGGTTGCTGGTTCCTCTCTGCGTCGGACAGGCACTGTCCCTGCGGGGCGACAGCGATCGCACGCGTGGCCACGGACCGGACGGATCCACGACAGCGCGGCGCGGACGCGTACCCCGTGAACTCATCTGGGTACTGGTGGGGGCCGCGCCTCTCGGCCTCGTCGTGGGCATGACCAGGAATCTCGGTCTGAGTCCCTATCCAGCTCTCCTCCAGCGATGGGAGTGGGCGGGAGCCGGCGCCCTCGCCATGGCCGGGGGCCTCGCACTCGCCACCGCTCTCGGGGTGCTCGATCTGCTGGGAAATCCGGTCCCCACCACGATTCCGCTCTCGGCCGGAAGGGGCGCGCGCTCCTGGCGCCGACGCGGTCTGGCGGTCCTGGTCGTGGCGGCAGCCACGGCGTTCGGCGCCCTCGTGCCCACCGCGCTGTATGCCCCCATCCACATCAGGGTCATCTGCGCCGCGTCCTTGGGACTGGCCGTGGCCCTGGCGCTCCGGCAGAACCCGGGCGCGGTCGGCCGAGTTCTCATCCCACGGCAGACCGCCGCCGGCCGCCGGGCCGTCCCGCGCGGTTCGGTGCTCGCCGCGGTGGGGCGCGGTCTGGTCAAGGGGCTGACCGCGGGATTCCTGCTTGGGCTGGCGTTCGGCGTCACCAACGGCACCACGCTTGCCGCCCGGGCTTCCGTGGCCCAGGACGACGCCCCCGCGCGCGGTTCGTGGCACACGTCTGCCGACGGCGGCAGAGTTTTCGTGGCCGACGGCTGGCGTCACCGGAAGCTCGCGGACGGCACCCGCGTGGTGTCCTCGTCAGGTCCCGTCCGCTGGGCCGTGGAGCGCTGGACCGACGGGGCTGTACACGCCGAGACCACGGCCTTGTTCGCCCAAGGGTGCGACGGCGCGTGCGAGACCCTGTACGACACGGTCGAGCTGCGCCAACACCCCGGTCAGGAAGAGCTCTTGGCAAAACTGCCCGACGGCACCTTCGCGCAGAGCTGGGACCTGGAGGACACTCTGCCGCCGGCCAGTCGGCGATGGCTGGAGCTGAGCACCCCCGAGCGGCTCCTGGTCCGGAACGTGAACGAGGGAGTCACGCTCGGCTTCTCCCTCGGCCTGATCAGCGGGCTGACGGTCGCCCTCCACCGCTGGCTGGTCAGCCCCACCGACATCGCCCGGGCCGGCACCCCCCTGGACGGGCTGCACGCGGACCGGGCGACCGCTGTCAGCCGCGGTGTCCTTCTCCTGGTGGTCGGCTCCCTCAGCTCGGCCCTGGCGGAGCGGTTGTGGCCGGAGACGACCTTCGCCCCGTCCTCGTTCGCGATCTGGCTGGTCACCGCGCCCCTCGCCATCGCCCTGAGCGCCTGGGGCTGGCTGCTCGTCACCCGGCTGTGGCTGTGCGGCACGGGCCGGCTGCCCTGGCGTCTGATGCGCTTCCTCGAAGACGCCCACCGCAGGGGAGTGCTGCGGCGGGCGGGTGCCCTGTACGAGTTCCGGCACGCCCGTCTCCAGGAACGCCTGGCCGCCGGCCCGGACGCATGA
- a CDS encoding SulP family inorganic anion transporter, producing the protein MSAATGTPTTTGGTDPARRTRFPFLRQDFAASLVVFLVALPLCVGVAVASGVPAELGLITGIVGGLVTGLLPGSSLQVSGPAAGLTVLVFEAVREYGLAVLGVIVLATGLIQLAMGAMKLGRYFRAISVAVVEGMLAGIGLVLIAGQLYSVAGAEAPASGLDKLAGLPGLVADSAGSTTALVSFGLGAATVAVLVLWRHLPKKVRTVPGALAAVALATLATLAFDLPVATVEVRGLLDSIQLPGLEAVGGLASVGVLGTIVAFVLIASAESLFSAAAVDRLHDGPRTQYDKELMAQGAGNTVCGLLGALPMTAVIVRSSANVSAGARTKASRVLHGVWLLLFAALLPAVLAYIPLPALAGILVHAGWKLIPLRSVAVLWRGHRGEALILVVTAVSIVAVNMFEGVLIGLALAVAKTAWEASHIKLEVIDKGAGPVQAYLTGNATFLRLPKILDELEGLPKDRPVTVDLSGLHHLDHACRTALENWSQRHSAAGTEPVKVTAA; encoded by the coding sequence GTGAGCGCCGCGACGGGCACCCCCACGACCACCGGTGGGACGGATCCGGCCCGGCGTACGCGATTCCCCTTCCTGCGGCAGGACTTCGCCGCCTCCCTGGTCGTCTTCCTGGTGGCCCTGCCGCTGTGCGTGGGCGTCGCCGTGGCGTCGGGCGTACCCGCCGAACTCGGCCTGATCACCGGCATCGTGGGCGGTCTGGTCACCGGCCTGCTGCCCGGCAGCAGCCTCCAGGTCTCGGGCCCGGCCGCGGGCCTGACCGTGCTGGTCTTCGAGGCGGTGCGCGAGTACGGACTCGCCGTGCTCGGTGTCATCGTCCTGGCCACCGGGCTGATCCAACTCGCCATGGGCGCCATGAAGTTGGGGCGCTACTTCCGGGCCATCTCGGTGGCCGTCGTGGAGGGCATGCTGGCGGGCATCGGGCTGGTCCTGATCGCCGGCCAGCTCTACTCGGTGGCCGGCGCCGAGGCCCCGGCCTCGGGTCTGGACAAGCTCGCCGGGCTGCCCGGTCTGGTCGCCGACTCCGCCGGATCCACCACTGCGCTGGTGTCCTTCGGGCTCGGCGCGGCCACCGTCGCCGTACTCGTGCTGTGGAGGCACCTGCCGAAGAAGGTCCGTACGGTGCCGGGGGCGCTCGCCGCGGTGGCCCTCGCCACCCTCGCGACCCTGGCGTTCGACCTGCCCGTGGCGACGGTGGAGGTGCGCGGGCTGCTCGACTCGATCCAGCTGCCGGGCCTCGAAGCCGTCGGCGGGCTGGCGAGCGTGGGGGTGCTCGGCACGATCGTCGCGTTCGTGCTGATCGCGTCGGCGGAGTCGCTGTTCAGCGCCGCCGCCGTGGACCGGCTGCACGACGGGCCGCGCACCCAGTACGACAAGGAACTGATGGCCCAGGGCGCGGGCAACACGGTCTGCGGGCTGCTCGGCGCGCTGCCGATGACCGCCGTGATCGTGCGCAGTTCGGCAAACGTGTCCGCGGGCGCCCGCACCAAGGCGTCCCGGGTGCTGCACGGGGTGTGGCTGCTGCTGTTCGCGGCGCTGCTGCCCGCCGTGCTCGCCTACATTCCGCTGCCCGCGCTCGCGGGCATCCTGGTGCACGCGGGCTGGAAGCTGATCCCGCTGCGCTCGGTCGCGGTGCTGTGGCGCGGACACCGGGGCGAGGCGCTGATCCTGGTGGTCACCGCCGTGTCGATCGTCGCGGTGAACATGTTCGAGGGCGTGCTGATCGGGCTCGCGCTCGCCGTCGCCAAGACCGCCTGGGAGGCCTCGCACATCAAGCTGGAGGTCATAGACAAGGGAGCGGGCCCGGTGCAGGCGTACCTGACGGGCAACGCCACCTTCCTGCGGCTGCCGAAGATATTGGACGAGTTGGAGGGGCTGCCCAAGGACCGCCCGGTGACGGTGGACCTGTCCGGGCTCCATCACCTGGACCACGCGTGCCGGACGGCGCTGGAGAACTGGTCGCAGCGGCACAGCGCGGCGGGGACCGAACCGGTGAAGGTCACCGCCGCGTAG
- a CDS encoding PhoX family protein → MSATRREVLARSGALGVGIAFTGAVSELFTGTAAALGHSGYGPLLPDPAGLLDLPKGFRYRVLSREGDQLRSGEGQVPSNHDGMAAFGGRNGRVHLVRNHENRVTGKIPVPTVDGLTYDPAGKGGCTALTLDAHGKVVGERVAIAGTAVNCAGGPTPWGTWLTCEETEDKAGTNGYTKDHGFIFEVDPVDPHRTGAVPLTAMGRFQHEAIAVDPKRGIVYETEDAFERPFGLFYRFLPKKPEGGRGSLRAGGRLQAMRVPGVPDLSSIQETGASFDRVEWVDVPDPLAAETPIRFQDFGPKGITHAQKLEGCYWGGSSVYFVSSFAHSSEGSAGDHFGQIWRYDPEARRLTLVIVFGPDTDVQLPGESPDNICLAPSGGLMVCEDGGGAQHVYGVTRRGEVYPMARGRQNIGTPEAPEWGEFAGVTFSPDGRTMFVNCYTPGTTFAVTGPWHR, encoded by the coding sequence ATGTCCGCAACACGACGCGAAGTCCTCGCCCGCTCCGGTGCCCTGGGAGTCGGCATCGCCTTCACCGGCGCTGTGTCGGAACTCTTCACAGGTACGGCCGCCGCGCTCGGCCACTCCGGATACGGCCCCCTGCTCCCCGACCCGGCAGGCCTGCTGGATCTGCCGAAAGGTTTCCGTTACCGGGTGCTGTCCCGCGAGGGCGACCAGCTCCGCTCCGGCGAGGGCCAGGTGCCGAGCAACCACGACGGCATGGCCGCCTTCGGCGGCAGAAACGGCCGCGTCCACCTGGTCCGCAACCACGAGAACCGCGTCACCGGCAAGATCCCGGTCCCGACGGTCGACGGCCTCACCTACGACCCCGCGGGCAAGGGCGGCTGTACGGCGCTGACCCTCGACGCGCACGGAAAGGTGGTCGGCGAGCGGGTCGCGATCGCCGGTACGGCCGTCAACTGCGCAGGCGGGCCCACCCCTTGGGGAACCTGGCTGACCTGCGAGGAGACCGAGGACAAGGCCGGCACGAACGGCTACACCAAGGACCACGGCTTCATCTTCGAGGTCGACCCGGTGGACCCCCACCGCACCGGGGCCGTGCCGCTCACCGCGATGGGCCGCTTCCAGCACGAGGCGATCGCCGTCGACCCCAAGCGCGGCATCGTCTACGAGACCGAGGACGCCTTCGAGAGGCCGTTCGGCCTCTTCTACCGTTTCCTGCCCAAGAAGCCCGAGGGCGGCCGCGGTTCGCTCCGCGCGGGTGGCCGGCTCCAGGCGATGCGCGTGCCGGGTGTCCCGGACCTGTCCTCGATCCAGGAGACGGGTGCGAGCTTCGACCGCGTCGAGTGGGTCGACGTACCGGACCCGCTCGCGGCCGAGACCCCCATCCGCTTCCAGGACTTCGGCCCGAAGGGCATCACCCACGCGCAGAAGCTGGAGGGCTGCTACTGGGGCGGCTCGTCCGTCTACTTCGTGTCGTCCTTCGCGCACAGCAGCGAGGGCTCCGCGGGCGACCACTTCGGTCAGATCTGGCGGTACGACCCCGAGGCCCGCCGGCTCACGCTGGTGATCGTCTTCGGTCCCGACACCGACGTACAGCTGCCCGGCGAGTCCCCCGACAACATCTGCCTCGCCCCCAGCGGCGGCCTGATGGTCTGCGAGGACGGCGGGGGCGCGCAGCACGTGTACGGCGTGACCCGGCGCGGCGAGGTGTACCCGATGGCCCGGGGGCGGCAGAACATCGGCACGCCGGAGGCCCCGGAGTGGGGCGAGTTCGCGGGTGTCACCTTCTCGCCGGACGGCCGGACGATGTTCGTGAACTGCTACACCCCGGGGACGACGTTCGCGGTGACGGGGCCCTGGCACAGGTAG
- a CDS encoding carbonic anhydrase, producing the protein MQPLIDHARSFRKQSADRPEEFARLAEGQSPQVLFITCSDSRVVPALITGARPGELFELRTAGNIVPPHTSSQPTSEAATVEYAVEVLGVSDIVVCGHSHCGAVGALVRGDDLTAVPAVRDWLAHSTPRPEGATEDPTVTEAVQNHVLTQLLRLRSYPCVERRLTDGHLRLHGWFYEVHTGSVLAHDVRSDSFEAL; encoded by the coding sequence ATGCAGCCCCTCATCGATCACGCACGCTCCTTCCGCAAGCAGTCCGCGGACCGCCCGGAGGAGTTCGCCCGGCTCGCCGAAGGCCAGTCCCCGCAGGTCCTGTTCATCACCTGCTCCGACTCGCGGGTCGTCCCGGCCCTGATCACCGGAGCCCGGCCCGGTGAACTCTTCGAACTGCGCACCGCCGGCAACATCGTCCCCCCGCACACCTCTTCGCAGCCCACCAGCGAGGCCGCCACCGTCGAGTACGCGGTGGAGGTGCTCGGAGTCTCGGACATCGTCGTCTGCGGCCACTCCCACTGCGGCGCCGTCGGCGCGCTGGTACGCGGCGACGACCTGACCGCCGTACCCGCCGTGCGCGACTGGCTCGCGCACTCGACCCCTCGGCCCGAAGGCGCCACCGAGGACCCGACCGTCACCGAGGCCGTGCAGAACCACGTGCTGACGCAGCTGCTGCGGCTGCGCTCCTACCCATGTGTGGAGCGGCGGCTGACGGACGGTCACCTACGTCTGCACGGCTGGTTCTACGAGGTCCACACCGGGTCCGTCCTCGCGCACGACGTCCGCTCCGACTCCTTCGAGGCGCTGTGA
- the murC gene encoding UDP-N-acetylmuramate--L-alanine ligase — protein sequence MAPGLPTAMDRPHFIGIGGAGMSGIAKILAQRGAAVAGSDAKDSATAEALRALGATVHIGHAADHLASDATCVVVSSAIRADNPELARAAELGIPVVHRSDALARLMDGLRPIAVAGTHGKTTTTSMLAVSLSTLGLTPSYAIGGDLDTPGSNALHGEGEIFVAEADESDRSFHKYAPEVAIVLNVELDHHANYASMDEIYESFETFAGKIVPGGTLVIAADQEGARELTRRLPDAVKDTVEVVTYGESEDADVRVLSVVPQGLKSEVTVELNGSTLTFTVSVPGRHYAHNAVAALAAGVALGIPADELAPALASYTGVKRRLQLKGEEAGVQVIDSYAHHPTEMTADLEAMRAAAGDSRILVVFQPHLFSRTQELGKEMGQALSLADASLVLDIYPAREDPIPGVTSDLIIEAAWAADADVTPVHDKSQVPAIVAGMAKPGDLVLTMGAGDVTDLGPEILTRLSK from the coding sequence ATGGCACCCGGCCTTCCTACCGCCATGGATCGACCGCACTTCATCGGCATCGGCGGCGCCGGGATGTCGGGCATCGCGAAGATCCTCGCGCAGCGCGGGGCCGCGGTGGCGGGCAGCGACGCGAAGGACTCCGCGACCGCCGAGGCGCTGCGCGCGCTGGGCGCCACGGTCCACATCGGGCACGCGGCGGACCACCTCGCGTCGGACGCCACCTGCGTGGTCGTCTCCTCGGCGATCCGCGCGGACAACCCGGAGCTGGCCCGCGCCGCCGAACTGGGCATCCCGGTCGTCCACCGCTCGGACGCCCTCGCCCGCCTGATGGACGGCCTGCGGCCCATCGCCGTGGCCGGCACGCACGGCAAGACGACCACGACGTCGATGCTGGCCGTGTCCCTGTCGACCCTGGGTCTGACCCCCTCGTACGCGATCGGCGGCGACCTCGACACCCCCGGATCCAACGCCCTGCACGGCGAGGGCGAGATCTTCGTGGCCGAGGCCGACGAATCGGACCGCAGCTTCCACAAGTACGCGCCCGAGGTGGCGATCGTGCTGAACGTGGAGCTGGACCACCACGCCAACTACGCGTCCATGGACGAGATCTACGAGTCCTTCGAGACGTTCGCCGGCAAGATCGTGCCGGGCGGCACCCTGGTGATCGCCGCGGACCAGGAGGGCGCGCGCGAGCTGACGCGGCGGCTGCCGGACGCCGTCAAGGACACCGTCGAGGTGGTGACGTACGGCGAGTCCGAGGACGCGGACGTACGCGTCCTGTCGGTGGTCCCGCAGGGGCTGAAGAGCGAGGTGACCGTCGAGCTGAACGGCTCCACGCTCACCTTCACGGTCTCGGTGCCCGGCCGTCACTACGCCCACAACGCCGTGGCGGCCCTGGCGGCGGGCGTGGCCCTGGGCATCCCCGCGGACGAGCTGGCCCCCGCCCTCGCCTCGTACACGGGTGTGAAGCGCCGGCTCCAGCTCAAGGGCGAGGAGGCGGGCGTGCAGGTCATCGACTCGTACGCGCACCACCCGACCGAGATGACGGCGGACCTGGAGGCGATGCGGGCGGCCGCCGGGGACTCCCGCATCCTGGTCGTCTTCCAGCCCCACCTTTTTTCGCGCACGCAGGAGCTGGGCAAGGAGATGGGCCAGGCACTGTCGCTCGCCGACGCCTCGCTGGTGCTGGACATCTACCCGGCCCGCGAGGACCCGATCCCCGGTGTGACGAGCGACCTGATCATCGAGGCGGCGTGGGCGGCGGACGCGGACGTCACCCCGGTGCACGACAAGTCACAGGTGCCCGCGATCGTGGCGGGAATGGCGAAGCCCGGTGATCTCGTTCTCACCATGGGCGCGGGAGACGTGACGGACCTCGGACCCGAGATCCTGACCCGCCTGTCGAAGTAG
- the zapE gene encoding cell division protein ZapE → MSTSTTASGIGPTADATPSSLCAREPRVPADRLVAEMVPPPRFDSVRFDTYIPDPNQPSQTDAVRVLADFAAGLGGTHSAASGKRGFLGLGSVLGKKPSKAPAGPRGVYLDGGYGVGKTHLLASLWHATPAEPSLKAFGTFVELTNLVGALGFQQTVQTLSGHRLLCIDEFELDDPGDTVLVSSLLGRLVEAGVALAATSNTLPGKLGEGRFASVDFLREIQGLSAHFRSLRIDGDDYRHRGLPEAPAPYSDEQVTKAAYATPGASLDDFPHLLDHLARVHPSRYGALTDGIEAVCLTDVQPVPDQSTALRLVVLADRLYDREVPVLASGMPFDRLFSEEMLNGGYRKKYFRAISRLTALARDAKGLVQD, encoded by the coding sequence GTGTCAACCTCCACCACCGCCTCCGGAATCGGCCCGACGGCCGACGCGACCCCGTCGTCCCTGTGCGCCCGCGAGCCGCGCGTCCCCGCGGACCGGCTGGTCGCCGAGATGGTGCCGCCACCGCGCTTCGACTCGGTCCGCTTCGACACGTACATCCCCGACCCGAACCAGCCGAGCCAGACCGACGCCGTCCGCGTGCTGGCCGACTTCGCGGCGGGTCTGGGCGGGACGCACTCCGCCGCCTCCGGAAAGCGCGGTTTCCTCGGCCTCGGATCCGTCCTCGGCAAGAAGCCCTCGAAGGCTCCGGCGGGCCCCCGCGGTGTCTACCTCGACGGTGGTTACGGCGTCGGCAAGACGCACCTGCTCGCCTCCCTGTGGCACGCGACCCCGGCGGAGCCCTCGCTCAAGGCGTTCGGCACGTTCGTGGAGCTGACGAACCTGGTCGGCGCCCTCGGCTTCCAGCAGACCGTGCAGACGCTGAGCGGCCACCGGCTGCTCTGCATCGACGAGTTCGAGCTGGACGACCCGGGCGACACGGTCCTCGTGTCCAGCCTGCTCGGCCGGCTGGTCGAAGCGGGGGTGGCGCTCGCCGCGACCTCCAACACCCTGCCGGGCAAGCTCGGCGAGGGCCGGTTCGCCTCGGTCGACTTCCTGCGCGAGATCCAGGGCCTGTCGGCCCACTTCCGGTCGCTGCGCATCGACGGCGACGACTACCGCCACCGCGGACTGCCCGAGGCACCGGCCCCGTACTCGGACGAGCAGGTCACGAAGGCCGCGTACGCGACGCCGGGCGCCTCGCTCGACGACTTCCCGCATCTGCTCGACCATCTGGCCCGGGTGCACCCCAGCCGGTACGGCGCGCTGACGGACGGGATCGAGGCGGTCTGCCTCACCGACGTCCAGCCGGTGCCGGACCAGTCCACCGCGCTGCGGCTGGTGGTCCTCGCCGACCGGCTGTACGACCGGGAGGTGCCGGTGCTCGCCTCGGGGATGCCCTTCGACCGGCTGTTCAGCGAGGAGATGCTGAACGGCGGCTACCGCAAGAAGTACTTCCGCGCGATCTCCCGGCTCACGGCGCTGGCACGGGACGCCAAGGGACTCGTACAGGACTGA
- the msrB gene encoding peptide-methionine (R)-S-oxide reductase MsrB, whose protein sequence is MSYDIEKPDEQWRAELSPAEYTVLRQAGTEPAFRGEYTDTKTTGVYSCRACGAELFTSTEKFESHCGWPSFYDPKDSDAVELIEDRSHGMSRTEVRCSRCGSHLGHVFEGEGYATPTDQRYCINSISLRLTPAED, encoded by the coding sequence ATGTCGTACGACATCGAGAAGCCGGACGAGCAGTGGCGTGCGGAGCTGAGCCCGGCCGAGTACACCGTCCTGCGTCAGGCCGGCACGGAGCCGGCGTTCCGCGGTGAGTACACCGACACCAAGACCACCGGTGTGTATTCCTGTCGCGCCTGCGGCGCCGAGCTCTTCACCTCCACGGAGAAGTTCGAGTCGCACTGCGGCTGGCCGTCCTTCTACGACCCGAAGGACTCCGACGCGGTCGAACTGATCGAGGACCGCTCGCACGGGATGTCACGGACCGAGGTGCGGTGCTCCCGGTGCGGATCGCATCTGGGGCACGTCTTCGAGGGCGAGGGGTACGCGACGCCGACCGATCAGCGGTACTGCATCAACTCGATCTCGCTGAGGCTGACGCCGGCCGAGGACTGA
- a CDS encoding pyrimidine reductase family protein, producing the protein MRRLLPVTDETAAPAEADREWGLDELAEAYAYPPAVEGPAAGSTGPTGPEPWLRANMVSTLDGAAQHDGRSQSISSAADMRIFGTLRALADVVMVGAETVRQEGYRPARAREEFAVRRAAAGQGPAPAIAVVSASLDLDFSLPLFTSPLLPTLLLTGAAAPPDRVAAAEKAGARVVIAGDGTGVDPARAVRALAGLGMRRILTEGGPRLLGQLVAAGVLDELCLTVSPMLTVGDAQRIAGGPQVAVPKRFELTSLLEEAGFLFSRYRRT; encoded by the coding sequence ATGCGACGCCTGCTCCCTGTGACCGACGAGACAGCAGCCCCGGCCGAAGCCGACCGGGAATGGGGACTCGACGAACTGGCCGAGGCGTACGCCTATCCGCCGGCCGTCGAAGGACCCGCCGCGGGATCCACCGGGCCCACGGGGCCGGAGCCCTGGCTGCGGGCCAACATGGTCTCCACGCTCGACGGGGCCGCCCAGCACGACGGGCGCTCGCAGTCCATCTCCAGCGCCGCCGACATGCGGATCTTCGGCACGCTGCGGGCGCTCGCGGACGTCGTGATGGTGGGTGCGGAAACGGTACGCCAGGAGGGTTACCGCCCCGCGCGAGCACGCGAGGAGTTCGCCGTGCGCCGGGCCGCGGCGGGACAGGGCCCGGCGCCCGCGATCGCCGTGGTGAGCGCGAGTCTCGATCTGGACTTCTCGCTGCCGCTCTTCACCTCGCCGCTGCTTCCCACCCTGCTGCTCACGGGGGCCGCGGCGCCGCCCGACCGGGTCGCCGCCGCCGAGAAGGCCGGCGCGCGGGTCGTGATCGCGGGCGACGGCACGGGCGTGGACCCCGCGCGGGCCGTCCGGGCGCTCGCCGGGCTGGGCATGCGCCGGATCCTGACGGAGGGCGGCCCCCGGCTGCTCGGCCAGCTGGTCGCGGCCGGCGTCCTCGACGAGCTCTGTCTGACGGTGTCGCCGATGCTCACCGTCGGGGACGCCCAGCGCATCGCGGGCGGGCCGCAGGTCGCGGTGCCGAAGCGGTTCGAACTGACGTCTCTGTTGGAGGAGGCCGGGTTCCTCTTCAGCCGTTACCGTCGGACCTGA
- a CDS encoding indole-3-glycerol phosphate synthase, translating to MFTSVLMIEKALTSADVEFVTTLHGDEAVAFHVLLQPRGDQADRLLRAIDDVALGELDEAAREHETPEGEEAVGQGQRALEVSLVALRAGGSEAQGRLIEAHPLDALKGLVEEVGADEVIVLTDPHYVEEFFHRDWASRARHKVGVPVLKLFSHSKA from the coding sequence GTGTTCACGAGCGTATTGATGATCGAGAAGGCCCTCACCTCCGCGGACGTGGAATTCGTCACCACCTTGCACGGCGACGAGGCAGTGGCCTTCCACGTACTGCTCCAGCCCCGCGGCGACCAGGCGGACCGGCTGCTGCGGGCGATCGACGACGTGGCGCTCGGCGAGCTGGACGAGGCGGCCCGCGAGCACGAGACGCCCGAGGGCGAAGAGGCCGTCGGGCAGGGACAGCGGGCCCTTGAGGTGTCGCTGGTGGCACTGCGGGCCGGCGGCAGCGAGGCGCAGGGGCGGCTGATCGAGGCGCATCCGCTGGACGCGCTGAAGGGGCTGGTCGAGGAGGTCGGGGCGGACGAGGTCATCGTGCTGACCGATCCCCACTATGTGGAGGAGTTCTTCCACCGGGACTGGGCCTCTCGGGCGCGGCACAAGGTGGGCGTGCCGGTGCTGAAGCTGTTCTCGCACAGCAAGGCGTAA